From Triticum aestivum cultivar Chinese Spring chromosome 7B, IWGSC CS RefSeq v2.1, whole genome shotgun sequence:
gaaggagcatcaagtgttgatggtcaacaagaccaccagtttcaagaaaaagggtaaagggaagaaggggaacttcaagaagaacggcaagcaagttgctgctcaattgaagaaacccaagtctggacctaagcctaagactgagtgcttctactgcaaagggactggtcacctgaagcggaactgccccaagtatttggcggataagaaggatggcaaggtgaacaaaggtatatgtgatatacatgttagtgatgtgtaccttactaatgctcgcagtagtgcctgggtatttgatactagttctgttgctaatatttgcaactcgaaacagggactacagattaagcgaagattggctaaggacgaggtgacgatgcgcgtgggaaatggttccaaagtcgatgtgatcgcggtcagcacgctacctctacatctacctttgggattagttttagacctgaataattgttatttggtgccagcgttgagcatgaacattatatctgaatcttgtttgatgcgagacggttattcatttaaatctgagaataatggttgttctatttatatgagtaatatcttttatggtcatgcacccttgaagagtggtctatttttattgaatctcgttagtagtgacacacatattcataatattgaagccaaaagatgagcagttgataatgatagtgcaacttatttgtggcactgccgtttgggtcatattggtgtaaagcacatgaagaaactccattctgatggacttttggaatcacatgactatgaatcacttggtacttgcgaaccatgcctcatgggcaagatgactaaaactccgttctccggaacaatggagcgagcaacaaatttgttggaaatcatacatactgatgtatgtggtcagatgaatattgaggctcgcggcgggtatcattattttctcaccttcacagatgatttgagcagatatgggtatatctacttgatgaaacataagtctgaaacatttgaaaagttcaaagaattttagagtgaagtagaaaatcatcgtaacaagaaaataaagtttctacgatctgatcgtggaggagaatatttgagttacgagtttggtcttcattcgaaacaatggggaatagttttgcaactcacgccacccggaacaccacaccataatggtgtgtccgaatgtcgtaaccacactttattagatatgatgcgatctatgatgtctcttactgatttaccgctatcgttttggggttatgctttagagacggttgcattcacgttaaatagggcaccatctaaattcgttgagacgacgccgtatgaactgtggtttggcaagaaaccaaagttgtcgtttccaaaagtttggggctgcgatgcttatgtgaaaaagcttcaacctgataagctcgaacccaattgGAGAAATGTCTCttaataggatacccaaaggaaactgttgggtacaccttctatcatagatccgaaggcaagatattcgttcctaagaatggatcctttctagagaaggagtttctctcgaaagaagtgagtgggaggaaagtagaacttgatgaggtaactgtacctgctcccttattggagagtagttcatcacataaatcagttcctgtgatccctacacaaattagtgaggaagctgatgataatgatcatgaaacttcagatcaaggtactaccgaacctcgtaggtcaaccagaataagatccgcaccagagtggtacggtaatcctattctagaggtcatgttacttgatgttgacgaacctacgaactacgaggaagcgatgatgagcccagattccgcaaaatggcttgaggccatgaaatctgagatgggatccatgtatgagaacaaagtgtggactttggttgacttccccgatgatcggcaagccatagagaataaatggatcttcaagaagaagactgacgctgacggtaatgttactgtctacaaagcttgacttgttgcgaaaggttttcgacaagttcaaggagttgactacgatgagatcttctcacctatagcgatgcttaagtctgtccgaatcaggttagcaattgctgcattttatggttatgaaatttggcaaatggatgtaaagactgcattcctgaatggatttctggaagaagagttgtatatgatgcaacccgaaggttttattaatccaaaggatgctaacaaagtgtgcaagctccagtgatccatttatggactggtgcaagcctctcggagttggaataaactttttgacagtgtgatcaaagtatatggttttatacagacttttggagaagcctgtatttacaagaaagtgagtgggagctctgtagcatttctaatattatatgtggatgacatattactgattggaaatgatatagaatttctggatagcataaaaggatacttgaacaagagcttttcaatgaaagacctcggtgaagctgcttatatattgggcattaagatctatagagatagatcaagacgcctaattggactttcacaaagtacataccttgataaagttttgaagaagttcaaaatggatcaagcaaacaaagggttcttgcctgtgttacaaggtgtgaagttgagtcagactcaatgcccgaccactgcagaagatagagagaaaatgaaagatgttccctatgcttcagccataggatctatcatgtacgcaatgatgtgtaccagacctgatgtgtgccttgctattagtttagcagggaggtaccaaagtaatccaggagtggatcactggacagcggtcaagaacatcctgaaatacctgaaaaagtactaaggatatgtttctcaattatggaggtgacaaagagcttgtcgtcaatggttacgtcgatgcaagctttgacactgatctggatgactctaagtcacaaaccggatacgtatttatattgaacggtggagctgtaagttggttcagttttaagcaaagcgtcgtggcgggatctacgtgtgaagcggagtacatagctgcttcggaagcagcaaatgaaggagtctggatgaaggagttcatatccgaactatgtgtcatacctagtgcatcgggtccaatgaaaatcttttgtgacaatactggagccatTGCCTTGgggaaggaatccagatttcacaagagaaccaagcacatcaagagacgcttcaattccatccgtcatcaagtgtcggaaggggacatagagatttgcaagatacatacggatctgaatgttgcagacccgttgactaagcctctctcacgagcaaaacatgatcagcaccaagactccatgggtgttagaatcatcacagtgtaatctagattattgactctagtgcaagtgggagactgaaggaaatatgccatagaggcaataataaagttgttattatatatttccttatatcatgataaatgtttattattcatgctagaattgtattaaccggaaacttagtacatgtgtgatacatagacaaacaaagtgtcactagtatgcctctactttactagctcgttaatcaaagatgattaagtttcctagccatggacatgacttgtcatttgataaacgggatcacatcattagagaatgatgtgattgacttgacccattccgttagcttagcacttaatcgtttagtatgttgctattgctttcttcatgacttatacatgttcctatgactatgagattatgcaactaccgaataccggaggaacactttgtgtgctatgactatgagattatgcaactaccgaataccggaggaacactttgtgtgctaccaaacgtcacaacgtaactgggtgattataaaggtgctctataggtgtctccgatggtgtttgttgagttggcatacatcgagattaggatttgtcactacgattgtcgtagaggtatctctgggtcctctcggtaatgcacatcactataagccttgcaagcaatgtgactaatgagttagttatgggatgatgcattacgaaatgagtaaagagacttgccagtaacgagattgaactaggtattgagataccgatgatcgaatctcgggcaagtaacataccgttgacaaaaggaacaacgtatgttgttatgcggtttgaccgataaagatcttcgtagaatatgtgggagccaatatgagcatccaggttccgctattggttattgtccggagacatgtctcggtcatgtctacatagttcttgaacccgtagggtccacacgcttaacgttcggttacgatcggtattatgagtttatgtgttttgatgtaccgaaggtagttcggagtcccggatatgatcacgggcatgacgaggagtctcgaaatggtcgaaacataaagatcgatatattggatcactatgtttggacatcagaatggttccgggtgagttcaggcaattaccggagtaccgggaggttactagaaccccccggggggtcaatgggccatattgggccttagtggaaaggaggaggatgcggccaaggtgggggcacccccccaagcccaatccgaattgggaggggggccggcccccctttccttctctccgcctcccccttccttctctctcctactccaactagggaagggggaatcctactaccattgggagtaggactccccccttgggcacacctaggaggccggccctctccccctcgtccactcctttatatatggggagggggacaccccatagacacacaagttgattattgatctcttagccgtgtgcgatgcccccctccaccatgatccacctcggttatatcgtcatagtgcttaggagaATCCCTGCGtgggtagcatcatcatcaccgtcatcacgccgtcgtgctgacgaaatctccctcgacactctgctggatcgtgagttcgcgggacgtcaccgagctaaacgtgtgcagatcgcggagttgtcgtacgttcggtattaggatcggtcgatcgtgaagacgtacgactacatcaaccgtgttgtcataacgcttccgctttcggcctacaagggtacgtggacaacactctcccctctcgttgctatgcatcaccatgatcttctgtgtgcgtagggaatttttgaaattaccacgttccccaacagtccaaCGAGTGATCCGGCCAGCCAGCGAGTGATCCATCATGCTCGACACTAATTTCATTTTGGCATGTCCGGATTGTTGAACTATGATTTCTTTTACTTTGTTGTATTTATTGTGAATAGTTGAATTCATATGATTGTATTGTATGATCGACATGCATGGATTTCATGAATTTGAAGATCCACATTTAGGGTGCGTGCATGTCTAGCAGCCCAAGTAAGGGGCCGCCCAGCATTGTCCGCGGACGCGCCCGTGGGCGTATAGGGGGGGTGGCGGAATTGCCAAGTCGGGTTGTAAATGCTATTATGATTCTTGGAAACAATATACGGATGTCGTACTTCCATAAGTAAGGGTGCCTTTTCCCTGCCATGTAACCAATCCAAGTTCCTGAGAACATCTACAGCCGCATACAACAAATCCGCATTCGAATGCATCAAAGCAACCGCTGACAGTGTTGATCACACTTCAAATTTTCTCTTGCATAACCGGAATCTCAATTATGAATAATTAAATCTATACAACTACATGCAACGTAAAACATAATATAAACTTCACCAGTGCCATGATAGTGTCTATGTCGGGCAGCCGACTGGGCACCTGAACTGAAGGTGCGGTTGCCGGCgaggtagagtaggacatgggGCATGGACCAGCTCACAGGACTCGAGGCACCGCCATCTCCAATGCCCTACTTTTCCTCATCGGAGCTTCTGGCCCGCAAATTGTCGGTTGATTTGAGGTCCATGATAGATCTGTCATGGTTGGAGCCCGACACGTCCACCACAACGCGGTTGCGGCACTACGGTTGACGGTTACTTATAATGGCGCCGCAGCGTGCGACACCGCCTCACCGGTCTCTGCTATGTGGGCTTTCACGGCCTCCTACACCCTCTGCCTCGCATGATGGGCACACTGCGCAATACTAGCATCCGTTGACGATGGGCCATAAGTGCGGGCATTTACCTCAGACTCAGTGTGCCAACGAAGGGGTTGTGCCTATGCCACGGTGTTGGAGCACCAGACAGACTGCACGACCTCCGGCAAGGCATCGACGACACGCCTAGCGTCGGATCCAAGCGCAatttgggcggacgcaatggattcccggTGGATCGAGTCCAACGGCTATCTAGCGGTCTCCTACTAGGAGTAGCGGAGAGCAATGCAGGTGACCATCTGCTCCTTGGGCCCACCTAGGATGAGGTCACAATCCACATACCGGGTAAACCGAGGACTTGGATTCGCTACCCGCCGTGCTGGAGAAGGCCAAAGATCGCCGAAAGGGAGCTTCGAGGTGaagtggagtggctagggtttggagcGGGTATATGTGGGGTTGGGATGGGATGGGCCAGCGTGGGCCGAATATGAtgtggcggacgcgcccgggcacgCTTGGGCCTCCCCATGTCCGCCCCAGATTTTGGTTTTATACGAGGGGTTCTAGTTAGCCCGGACATATGGGGCAGGTATGACGCGTGTGTTTGGGTCGGATTTTTATGATCAGTCAGTGACCGGACCGTTCGCCCGAGCGTATAGGGGGGTTTGGGGAGGCAAATTTTAGATGCTCTAAGGGACGCACTAGCAGGAGGCACCATCTATATAAGGTAGGGATAGCTACGAGAATGTAATAGTAGCATCCGAGTGTCGGTgctaaaactggcggatctcgggtagtgggtcctgaGCTCGTGGTCTCGCCTAGATGGTAACATGAAGAAGAGAaagacgatgtttacctaggttcgggccctctcgaagaggtaaaatcctacgtcctactCTTGTTATATTGATTGTGATAGGGTACAAAGTACGtgatgatctaccacgagatcgtatgaaTGAGTTCTAACTTGCCTCTACAAACTAAACCCTCAGCTTATATGGGCATcgggggtatctagggttacaggTATGTCGGCTACACCTCCCTCCACCACAGGTTTGTCTTTGGTGTATTCgctggatccggtcttcgttcgtctaTATATGTGTGTGTGCGAGTTGGATCCTTCCGGTCTACGCTTTTTGTTCCTCGGCGGCGGTTGCTATTCTGGTGCGGTGTAAGGCCTTAGTACGACGACTTCTCCACTGTCTGCTACAATAATGTTTGCCTGGCTCAGATGAAGGAGGGACAATGCCTGCAATGCACCTTTGGTTCGCTCTAGTACTTGTAGTTGTCATTAGGTGGTCAATGGACATGTATGATTTTTACTTTTGATGTATTTTAAACTTTATATTgtcttgacagttgatgaataaattgaattttttcagaaaaaaaaccaAAGAAGACATTAACATTTTGGAACATAGCAAAGCAATATGTGATTTTTTTTCTGCGAAACAACATGTGATTTGATGGTTAGATTGGTTCACGGTTTAACCATAGCATTTTGGAACGCAGGAAGAATAGTGTATTGCTAGTCCCGGGCCCTACCGTGTACCTGGTCGATTGCACACCACGTGAAGtgcggttgatgacgtggcatctATATACTCCTCCGAGTTATCTCGTCCACGAAATATCACACGAATCTCGTTAGCATTTGCGTACCGGCAGCCATCTTCCGCATAGCCCCTCAAAGTTATACATAGCTCGCAGGTCGAATACGCGTAGTACTAATTTCTACTGCTGCAGATTCTACAAAATGGAACTTTTGGCAGTGTTTTTATGTGGAAAGATTTGCTAATCATGTCCCACATGATGCGACTGACATCCAGTAAAAAAAAAAATCTTGAACAGCAACTGACATCGAAAGCGGACCACTACGCTCAGCCTGCACTCAAAGGAAAATAAAGTCCGCTCAGCCCCCTTGGCTTTCTTGAAATTCTGCATGCACCCCGGTCGAAGTCGGTTTGGTAGTGCCGAACCACGGCGCAGCGACCACACGATTAACCTTAGCCcaacaaaataaaaatgaaaattagAGTGAGAGAGAGGCACACGAAATTAACCGGAGCCCAACCCCTCCACGCCGGGCGCAACCTAAGAAGCAAACCACCGGCCAGGCCACAACCGCCGGCCATGGAGCAGGCCCTCCGCGACCACGCGCCGGCCAGGGCGGCGGGGCGCAGGCCGACGCGGTTCACGGCTCTGGAGCTCGCGGCGGCCGAGCAGCTCCTCCACCTCAGCGAGAGCAGCTGCTCCTCGGGCGCTGCCTTCACGCCGCTAGGATCGGGGACCGCCGCGTCGGcggcctgctcctcctcctcgcctcgctccGTCAACGCTACGCCCGCCGCAACCGCGCTCGACCCCGTCGTCGGCTTCGGCGCGGAtcacgaggaggaggacgacaagcAGGAGGCGGGCGGGAGGCCGCGGGTGAGCAGGAGGTACCGCTCGGTAGCGGAGTTGTACGGCGCTACGGATCCGGCTGGAGCGCGCCGGAGAAAGGGCAAGGCCGTCGCCGGCGACccaagggaggagaggaggaagtaGAAAGAGATTAGAGGGTCACTCTTGCCTGTAATTATGGGCTGTTGTTAGCAGGGAGTAGTAGCCTGGGTAGAGAACGAAGA
This genomic window contains:
- the LOC123159550 gene encoding uncharacterized protein, with the protein product MKIRVRERHTKLTGAQPLHAGRNLRSKPPARPQPPAMEQALRDHAPARAAGRRPTRFTALELAAAEQLLHLSESSCSSGAAFTPLGSGTAASAACSSSSPRSVNATPAATALDPVVGFGADHEEEDDKQEAGGRPRVSRRYRSVAELYGATDPAGARRRKGKAVAGDPREERRK